The following are from one region of the Terriglobus aquaticus genome:
- a CDS encoding alpha/beta hydrolase family protein → MSFAPAPRRALFACTALAATTLSLAAQRPQPGTAPDMTLAQPSPRVAAAMQALEGQRNSGLRQPGAVEISPDGKQIAWTLYGGGAAPGGRRGGGGGAIHISAIESPKPEDTAVTAGEGCSSSNPRWSPDGKTLAFTATCADGQPQLWLRDNASGSVKQLTHITGAMTSPAWAPDGSSIGFLYVENATRAAGALAAMKPPAGVIGEDGVEVQWVAAADAKTGAISVLTPKALHAYEFDWAPDAKHIAFTASNPPGENTWWIAQMYTVPVGQPDAAKSILNPQRTIASLSGLQIAVPRYSTNGKDIAFIGGLMSDQGSTGGDIYLMGADGSGLQDLTPGRPSTPVYLAWADPDHIVFSEDVSGKSHLGLLGTNKKELFSGWTEPQSIGSGRASLSFSFSPTARALAFVSGGPDKAPEIYAGDFRGIRPVSHLNDAIKPTAKTVSVEWTNDNFHVQGWLTLPANYDPSKKYPMIVDVHGGPSAEVPPSFGGNSIYTQLGYFLLRPNPRGSFGQGEAFVQANRKDFGYGDLRDILAGVDQVEKQYPVDDNRLGLTGWSYGGFMTMFGVTQTHRFHAAVAGAGISDWLSYYGENSIDQWMVPFFGASVYDDPKVYEKSSAITYIKNVKTPTLVIVGDRDGECPAPQSYEFWHALRAEGVKTQLVIYPAEGHGFVNPVHIRDRNIRTADWFEQYLNGQPGADQRASTR, encoded by the coding sequence ATGTCGTTTGCGCCAGCGCCCCGCCGCGCTCTCTTCGCCTGCACCGCCCTCGCCGCAACCACACTTTCCCTCGCTGCCCAGCGCCCGCAGCCAGGCACCGCGCCAGACATGACGCTGGCCCAGCCCAGCCCGCGCGTCGCCGCCGCCATGCAGGCGCTTGAAGGCCAGCGCAACTCCGGCCTTCGCCAGCCCGGCGCGGTCGAGATTTCGCCCGACGGCAAGCAAATTGCCTGGACCCTGTACGGTGGCGGCGCAGCTCCCGGCGGCCGTCGCGGCGGTGGTGGCGGTGCTATCCACATCAGCGCCATCGAGAGCCCCAAACCTGAGGACACCGCCGTGACCGCCGGCGAAGGCTGCTCCAGCTCCAACCCGCGCTGGTCGCCCGACGGCAAGACCCTCGCCTTTACCGCTACCTGCGCCGACGGCCAGCCCCAGCTCTGGCTCCGCGACAACGCATCCGGCTCTGTCAAGCAGCTCACCCACATCACCGGTGCCATGACCTCGCCCGCCTGGGCGCCTGACGGCTCGTCCATTGGCTTCCTCTACGTCGAGAACGCGACCCGCGCCGCCGGCGCCCTCGCCGCCATGAAGCCGCCCGCCGGCGTCATCGGCGAAGACGGCGTCGAAGTTCAATGGGTCGCAGCCGCCGATGCAAAGACGGGAGCAATCTCCGTCCTGACCCCGAAAGCGTTACACGCCTATGAGTTCGACTGGGCACCCGACGCGAAGCACATCGCCTTCACCGCTTCGAACCCGCCCGGCGAGAACACCTGGTGGATCGCGCAGATGTACACCGTGCCCGTCGGCCAGCCTGACGCAGCGAAGAGCATCCTCAACCCGCAGCGCACGATTGCCTCGCTCAGCGGCCTTCAGATCGCCGTCCCGCGCTACTCGACCAACGGCAAGGACATCGCCTTCATCGGTGGCCTCATGAGCGACCAAGGCTCCACCGGCGGCGACATCTACCTTATGGGTGCGGACGGCTCCGGCCTGCAGGACCTCACGCCGGGCCGCCCCTCCACGCCCGTCTACCTGGCCTGGGCCGACCCCGACCACATCGTCTTCTCCGAAGACGTCAGCGGCAAATCGCACCTCGGCCTGCTCGGCACCAACAAGAAGGAGCTCTTCTCCGGCTGGACCGAGCCGCAGTCCATCGGCAGCGGCCGCGCTTCGCTCTCCTTCTCTTTCTCGCCCACCGCGCGCGCTCTCGCCTTCGTCTCCGGCGGTCCGGACAAGGCGCCCGAAATCTACGCCGGCGACTTCCGCGGCATCCGCCCCGTCAGCCACCTGAACGACGCGATCAAGCCCACTGCAAAGACTGTTTCCGTCGAATGGACCAACGACAACTTCCACGTCCAGGGCTGGCTCACCCTGCCCGCCAACTACGATCCGTCGAAGAAGTACCCCATGATCGTCGACGTGCACGGCGGTCCCTCGGCTGAGGTGCCTCCATCGTTCGGCGGCAACAGCATCTACACCCAGCTCGGCTACTTCCTTCTGCGGCCAAATCCGCGCGGCTCCTTCGGCCAGGGCGAGGCGTTCGTGCAGGCCAACCGCAAGGACTTCGGCTACGGCGATCTCCGCGACATCCTCGCCGGCGTCGACCAGGTCGAAAAACAGTACCCCGTCGACGACAACCGCCTCGGCCTTACCGGCTGGAGCTACGGCGGCTTCATGACCATGTTCGGCGTCACCCAGACTCACCGCTTCCACGCCGCGGTCGCGGGCGCCGGCATCTCCGATTGGCTCAGCTACTACGGCGAAAACTCGATCGACCAGTGGATGGTCCCGTTCTTCGGCGCCTCCGTCTACGACGACCCCAAGGTCTACGAGAAGAGCTCAGCCATCACCTACATCAAGAATGTGAAGACCCCGACCCTGGTCATCGTCGGCGACCGCGACGGCGAGTGCCCCGCGCCCCAAAGCTACGAGTTCTGGCACGCCCTCCGCGCCGAAGGCGTCAAGACCCAGCTCGTCATCTACCCCGCTGAAGGCCACGGCTTCGTCAACCCCGTCCACATCCGCGATCGCAACATCCGCACCGCGGACTGGTTCGAGCAGTACCTGAACGGACAGCCAGGCGCAGACCAGCGCGCCTCCACCCGTTAG
- the rpsL gene encoding 30S ribosomal protein S12 yields the protein MPTFHQLVKKGRTAPNYKTASPALQGSPQRRGVCTRVYTQTPKKPNSALRKVARVRLTNGIEVTSYIPGEGHNLQEHSIVLIRGGRVKDLPGVRYHIVRGTLDSVGVAKRLQSRSKYGAKRPKAAAK from the coding sequence GTGCCTACGTTTCATCAGCTTGTGAAGAAGGGGCGCACCGCGCCGAACTACAAAACGGCCAGCCCCGCTCTGCAGGGCTCGCCGCAGCGCCGCGGCGTGTGCACCCGCGTGTACACCCAGACGCCGAAGAAGCCGAACTCGGCGCTGCGCAAGGTTGCGCGTGTTCGCCTGACGAACGGCATTGAAGTCACCTCGTACATTCCGGGCGAAGGCCACAACCTGCAGGAGCACTCGATTGTGCTGATCCGCGGTGGCCGTGTGAAGGACCTGCCGGGTGTTCGCTACCACATCGTTCGCGGCACGCTGGACTCCGTGGGCGTGGCAAAGCGTCTGCAGAGCCGCTCGAAGTACGGCGCAAAGCGTCCGAAGGCCGCTGCCAAGTAG
- the rpsG gene encoding 30S ribosomal protein S7, which translates to MPRKGHIAKREVVADPVYGSTLVTKFVNSMMWGGKKSTAQKIFYASMTGLEAKGGGDDALKLFKKAVENVKPLLEVKSRRVGGANYQVPIEVNPERRTSLAIRWLVTYARSRGEKGMVEKMTAELLDAANGRGAAMKKKEDVHRMAEANKAFAHYRW; encoded by the coding sequence ATGCCAAGAAAAGGTCATATCGCCAAGCGTGAGGTCGTCGCCGATCCGGTGTACGGTTCCACGCTCGTTACCAAGTTCGTGAACAGCATGATGTGGGGCGGCAAGAAGTCGACCGCGCAGAAGATCTTCTACGCGTCGATGACCGGACTGGAAGCCAAGGGTGGCGGAGACGATGCCCTGAAGCTGTTCAAGAAGGCCGTGGAGAACGTGAAGCCGCTGCTGGAAGTGAAGAGCCGTCGCGTGGGCGGTGCGAACTACCAGGTGCCGATCGAAGTGAACCCGGAGCGCCGCACATCGCTCGCGATCCGCTGGCTGGTAACGTATGCCCGTTCGCGTGGCGAGAAGGGCATGGTCGAGAAGATGACGGCCGAGCTGCTGGACGCTGCCAATGGCCGTGGCGCCGCGATGAAGAAGAAGGAAGACGTGCACCGCATGGCCGAGGCGAACAAGGCCTTCGCGCACTACCGCTGGTAA